In a single window of the Amycolatopsis sp. cg5 genome:
- a CDS encoding ABC transporter permease has protein sequence MKGWVARPGRWVVWAIVAFFFVNLIGLVLSVVIDSFGTQWFGTWLPEGFTTHWYGDAWREFGLSQVLFTTGTVAVSVIVISVLVGVPAAYALARRSFPGKQLVMLLFVLPILIPPITYGIPLATVLYKFHIAGTMTGVILANLVPSIPFVVLTMTPFIEQIDPKIEAAARMSGARTLSVFTRILGPLLLPGILAAAILVLVRTVGMFELTFLVAGPDSTTLVVALYNSVFGAGIRANQQVDAMATVYTASMLVLLLIALRFVNPTQLVTRVREET, from the coding sequence ATGAAGGGTTGGGTCGCGCGTCCTGGACGTTGGGTCGTCTGGGCCATCGTCGCGTTCTTCTTCGTCAACCTGATCGGCCTCGTGCTGTCGGTGGTGATCGACTCGTTCGGCACCCAGTGGTTCGGCACCTGGCTGCCGGAGGGGTTCACCACGCACTGGTACGGCGACGCGTGGCGTGAGTTCGGGCTGTCGCAGGTGCTGTTCACCACCGGCACGGTCGCGGTCTCGGTCATCGTGATCTCGGTGCTGGTCGGCGTGCCCGCGGCGTACGCGCTGGCACGCCGGTCGTTCCCCGGCAAGCAGCTGGTGATGCTGCTGTTCGTGCTGCCGATCCTGATCCCGCCGATCACCTACGGCATCCCGCTGGCGACGGTGCTCTACAAGTTCCACATCGCGGGCACGATGACCGGGGTGATACTCGCGAACCTGGTCCCGTCGATCCCGTTCGTGGTGCTGACGATGACCCCGTTCATCGAGCAGATCGACCCGAAGATCGAAGCCGCCGCGCGGATGAGCGGCGCGCGCACGCTCTCGGTCTTCACCCGGATACTCGGCCCGCTGCTGCTGCCGGGGATCCTGGCCGCGGCGATCCTGGTGCTGGTGCGGACGGTCGGCATGTTCGAGCTGACCTTCCTCGTCGCCGGACCGGATTCGACGACGCTGGTCGTGGCCTTGTACAACTCCGTGTTCGGCGCGGGCATCAGGGCGAATCAGCAAGTCGACGCGATGGCGACCGTCTACACCGCGTCGATGCTCGTGCTGCTGCTGATCGCCCTGCGGTTCGTCAACCCGACCCAGCTGGTCACGCGGGTGCGCGAGGAGACATAG
- a CDS encoding ABC transporter permease, with the protein MTAVAVAAKPSLRHRLAERGIDRVLLLLVPGVVFAVALFLYPFLYGLQLSFTPKKGGPFSNYAEFFRDPYLRNTMWTTLWIALPATLINVLASIPIAYVMRGKMRGKRTLTTILVVPITLGTVLTAQGLITYTGPAGWLNKVLSALGISDEPLPLIHNYTGVLLSLVITGFPFAFLLTLSYLSGIDPTLERAAATLGASWGQRFRKITMPLLAPGLAITFCLSFVMAFSVFPSANLVGDPSGTTRVISIAAYHAAFEEYNFSMGSTIAMIMAVIMLLVIGLVLIWRTTLYRGATGGKG; encoded by the coding sequence GTGACGGCCGTGGCTGTGGCAGCGAAGCCGTCGCTGCGGCATCGGCTGGCGGAGCGCGGGATCGACCGCGTGCTCCTGCTTCTCGTGCCCGGCGTGGTCTTCGCGGTGGCGCTGTTCCTCTACCCGTTCCTGTACGGCCTGCAGCTCTCCTTCACGCCGAAGAAGGGCGGCCCGTTCTCGAACTACGCCGAGTTCTTCCGCGACCCGTATCTGCGCAACACGATGTGGACGACGTTGTGGATCGCGTTGCCCGCGACGCTGATCAACGTTCTCGCGAGTATCCCGATCGCGTACGTCATGCGCGGCAAGATGCGCGGGAAGCGCACGCTGACGACGATCTTGGTCGTGCCGATCACGCTCGGCACGGTGCTCACCGCGCAAGGCCTGATCACGTACACCGGTCCCGCGGGCTGGCTGAACAAGGTGCTGTCGGCGCTCGGGATCAGCGACGAGCCGTTGCCGCTGATCCACAACTACACCGGCGTGCTGCTGTCGCTGGTGATCACCGGCTTCCCGTTCGCGTTCCTGCTCACGCTGTCCTACCTGTCGGGCATCGACCCGACGCTGGAGCGCGCGGCGGCGACACTCGGCGCGAGCTGGGGACAGCGGTTCCGCAAGATCACCATGCCGCTGCTGGCGCCGGGGCTGGCGATCACGTTCTGCCTTTCGTTCGTGATGGCGTTCTCGGTGTTCCCGTCGGCGAACCTGGTCGGCGACCCGTCCGGCACGACCCGGGTCATCTCGATCGCCGCGTATCACGCCGCTTTCGAGGAGTACAACTTCTCGATGGGCTCGACCATCGCGATGATCATGGCGGTGATCATGCTGCTGGTCATCGGCCTGGTGCTGATCTGGCGGACCACCCTCTACCGCGGCGCCACGGGAGGCAAGGGATGA
- a CDS encoding ABC transporter ATP-binding protein: MSDKGFSELRLEGVSRSFGSANALKGLDLTISGQEFVALLGPSGCGKSTALNCLAGLMPLTGGSIWIDDKRIDGLPPEQRGFGMVFQNYALFPHMSVRANIAFGLKMHKVGKADITHRVDEALRLVQLTDHASKFPGQLSGGQQQRVAIARAVVLEPPVVLMDEPLSNLDAKLRLEMRMEIRRLHQTLGLTTVYVTHDQEEALSLADRLVVLRDGEVQQIGTPEEVYAQPVNGYVASFMGYRNMLELEITGASGSGVVVEGNGVRLSGTSRDGLTRGQAVAAIRPEDFVVGDVAANSIDVTVEIVEYHGRELSVSARLPGGEPVYFRTDKRLAPGDSAKISVPAERVLVFEP, encoded by the coding sequence ATGTCCGATAAGGGTTTCTCCGAACTCCGGCTCGAGGGTGTGAGCCGCAGCTTCGGCTCGGCCAACGCGCTGAAGGGTCTCGACCTGACCATCTCCGGCCAGGAGTTCGTCGCCCTGCTCGGACCGTCCGGGTGCGGCAAGTCGACGGCGCTGAACTGCCTCGCCGGGCTGATGCCGCTGACCGGCGGCAGCATCTGGATCGACGACAAGCGCATCGACGGGCTGCCGCCGGAGCAGCGCGGGTTCGGGATGGTGTTCCAGAACTACGCGTTGTTCCCGCACATGTCGGTGCGCGCGAACATCGCGTTCGGGCTCAAGATGCACAAGGTCGGCAAGGCCGACATCACCCACCGCGTCGACGAGGCGCTGCGGCTGGTGCAGCTCACCGACCACGCGTCGAAGTTCCCCGGCCAGCTCTCCGGCGGCCAGCAGCAGCGCGTCGCGATCGCGCGCGCGGTGGTGCTGGAGCCGCCGGTGGTGCTGATGGACGAGCCACTGTCCAATCTGGACGCGAAGCTGCGGCTGGAGATGCGGATGGAGATCCGGCGGCTGCATCAGACGCTGGGGCTGACCACGGTGTACGTGACGCACGACCAGGAGGAGGCCTTGTCCCTCGCGGACAGGTTGGTCGTGCTTCGCGATGGCGAGGTGCAGCAGATCGGCACCCCGGAGGAGGTGTACGCGCAGCCCGTGAACGGTTATGTCGCCTCGTTCATGGGTTACCGCAACATGCTCGAGCTGGAGATCACCGGCGCGAGCGGCTCCGGCGTGGTGGTCGAGGGCAACGGAGTGCGGTTGTCCGGCACCAGCCGCGACGGCCTGACCAGGGGGCAGGCCGTCGCGGCCATCCGGCCGGAGGACTTCGTGGTCGGTGACGTCGCGGCGAACAGCATCGACGTCACGGTCGAGATCGTCGAGTACCACGGGCGCGAGCTGTCGGTGTCCGCGCGGCTGCCCGGCGGGGAGCCGGTGTACTTCCGCACGGACAAGCGGCTCGCGCCGGGCGATTCGGCGAAGATCAGCGTGCCCGCCGAGCGGGTACTGGTGTTCGAGCCGTGA
- a CDS encoding extracellular solute-binding protein, giving the protein MQRRSGSRIRTALVAIGLVAGLTAACGAPGGDAPQAADSKAVPEKPSKPVELNILDIAGNLQLTKQMIENFKTAHPEIISKVNYTTAPAPQMAGKLKAEQDGGVAQTHLVLSGTDGLSAGISNNVLAKVLPDFESRFPNLMQNYQEPAAKMQELTDGYGIEVVYYPSGPLLEFNPAAVPTSPASPDELLAWAKAHPEKFQYANPANSGPGRTFLMGLPYLLGDKDPKDPEAGWDKTWAFLQELGKYVKYYPSGTTEVMKNLASGSVDMVMSTTGWDINPRKLGTVPNTVKTGVMQPMTWVTDAQYALIPKGLSPDQTSAILALVKWMLQPDQQAIAFDDGYFYPGPAVKDVKIEMAPQKSQDTIKQFGRPEYEEWIAKYPKQPSLPAPQQVKAFDKWNKLVGAGKGGK; this is encoded by the coding sequence ATGCAACGTCGCAGTGGCTCGCGGATCCGGACTGCGCTGGTGGCGATAGGGCTGGTCGCGGGCCTAACGGCGGCTTGTGGCGCTCCCGGCGGGGACGCGCCTCAGGCGGCCGATTCGAAGGCGGTCCCCGAGAAACCGAGTAAGCCGGTCGAGCTCAACATCCTCGACATCGCGGGCAATCTGCAGCTGACCAAGCAGATGATCGAGAACTTCAAGACCGCGCACCCGGAGATCATCAGCAAGGTCAACTACACGACCGCGCCTGCGCCGCAGATGGCGGGCAAGCTCAAGGCCGAGCAGGACGGCGGCGTCGCGCAGACACACCTGGTGCTCAGCGGCACCGACGGGCTGTCCGCCGGTATCTCGAACAACGTGCTCGCCAAGGTGCTGCCGGACTTCGAGAGCCGGTTCCCGAACCTGATGCAGAACTACCAAGAGCCCGCCGCCAAGATGCAGGAGCTGACCGACGGCTACGGCATCGAGGTCGTCTACTACCCGTCCGGGCCGCTGCTGGAGTTCAACCCGGCCGCCGTGCCGACCTCGCCTGCTTCGCCGGACGAGCTGCTGGCCTGGGCGAAGGCGCACCCGGAGAAGTTCCAGTACGCGAACCCGGCCAACTCCGGACCCGGCCGCACCTTCCTGATGGGCCTGCCGTACCTGCTCGGCGACAAGGACCCGAAGGACCCCGAGGCAGGCTGGGACAAGACCTGGGCGTTCCTGCAGGAGCTGGGCAAGTACGTGAAGTACTACCCGTCCGGCACCACCGAGGTCATGAAGAACCTCGCGTCCGGTTCGGTGGACATGGTCATGTCGACCACCGGCTGGGACATCAACCCGCGCAAGCTCGGCACCGTGCCGAACACCGTCAAGACCGGCGTCATGCAGCCGATGACCTGGGTGACCGACGCGCAGTACGCGCTGATCCCCAAGGGCCTCTCGCCAGACCAGACCTCGGCGATCCTCGCGCTGGTCAAGTGGATGCTGCAGCCGGACCAGCAGGCGATCGCGTTCGACGACGGCTACTTCTACCCCGGCCCCGCGGTGAAGGACGTCAAGATCGAGATGGCGCCGCAGAAGAGCCAGGACACCATCAAGCAGTTCGGGCGTCCCGAGTACGAAGAGTGGATCGCGAAGTACCCGAAGCAGCCTTCACTGCCTGCCCCGCAGCAGGTCAAGGCTTTCGACAAGTGGAACAAGCTCGTCGGTGCCGGCAAGGGCGGAAAGTGA
- a CDS encoding GntR family transcriptional regulator has protein sequence MPVARTSSFRKASPPISRTDFVRDAIKESILSGELAPGETLVESEIGAQLGVSKTPVREALRLLAGSGLVTMSTYKGASVRVIDAEVAYAVFDLRAMLEPEAVRRAVDGGADFSEARRVLGEVASGTGATERAHASQTNRLFHRALYAECGNPLMVEILDGLRDQAALITVTGWGISPTWKGEAAEHLAILNAAEQGNAKQAEHLLRKHITDFIDRVAFELPGERTRGVR, from the coding sequence ATGCCAGTGGCGAGAACTTCTTCGTTCCGGAAGGCTTCGCCACCGATCTCCCGCACCGACTTCGTCCGCGACGCCATCAAGGAATCGATCTTGAGCGGCGAGCTCGCACCAGGCGAGACACTGGTGGAAAGCGAGATCGGCGCGCAGCTCGGAGTGTCCAAGACCCCGGTCCGCGAGGCGCTGCGGCTGCTGGCCGGTTCGGGCCTGGTCACGATGAGCACGTACAAGGGCGCCTCCGTCCGCGTCATCGACGCCGAAGTCGCGTACGCCGTGTTCGACCTGCGCGCCATGCTGGAGCCGGAAGCCGTGCGCCGCGCGGTCGACGGCGGCGCCGATTTCAGCGAGGCACGCCGCGTGCTCGGTGAGGTCGCCTCCGGCACCGGCGCGACCGAGCGCGCGCACGCCAGCCAGACCAACCGGCTGTTCCACCGCGCGCTCTACGCCGAATGCGGAAACCCGCTGATGGTCGAGATCCTCGACGGCCTGCGCGACCAGGCCGCACTGATCACGGTCACCGGCTGGGGCATCAGCCCCACCTGGAAGGGCGAGGCCGCCGAGCACCTCGCGATCCTGAACGCCGCCGAGCAAGGAAACGCGAAGCAGGCCGAACACCTGCTTCGCAAGCACATAACGGATTTCATCGACCGGGTCGCCTTCGAACTGCCCGGCGAGCGAACCAGGGGAGTGCGATGA
- a CDS encoding dihydrodipicolinate synthase family protein — protein MSFAVQIRRLSGVVAIPVTPFDDQGAVEPDTYAKLVDRLVAGGIEVITPNGNTGEFYALDEQEARHCLEITVKAVDGRASVLAGVGHDVTTAVRAAQHAASCGADMIMIHQPVHPYVSADGWVEYHRAIAASVPDLGVVLYVRNPATTGAQLARLGEVAPNVIGIKYAVPDVVRFASVARDAGFDRFVWVAGLAELYAPGYFAAGATGFTSGLVNVDPEISLSMLRSLSSGDYPAAMAVWEKIRRFEELRAANGNANNVSVVKDALAQLGLCRPDVRPPSRLLTGDERDQVFGLLTSWGLST, from the coding sequence ATGAGCTTCGCAGTGCAGATCAGGCGGCTTTCCGGCGTGGTCGCCATCCCGGTGACCCCGTTCGACGACCAGGGGGCCGTCGAACCGGACACCTACGCCAAGCTGGTGGACCGCCTGGTCGCCGGCGGCATCGAAGTGATCACGCCCAACGGCAACACCGGCGAGTTCTACGCGCTCGACGAGCAGGAAGCCCGCCACTGCTTGGAGATCACGGTCAAGGCCGTCGACGGCAGGGCGTCCGTGCTCGCGGGTGTCGGCCACGACGTGACCACCGCGGTGCGCGCGGCCCAGCACGCGGCGTCCTGCGGCGCCGACATGATCATGATCCACCAGCCGGTGCACCCGTACGTCTCGGCGGACGGCTGGGTCGAGTACCACCGCGCGATCGCCGCCTCTGTCCCCGACCTCGGCGTCGTGCTCTACGTCCGCAACCCGGCGACGACCGGCGCCCAGCTCGCGCGGCTCGGCGAGGTGGCGCCGAACGTCATCGGCATCAAGTACGCGGTGCCCGACGTGGTCCGCTTCGCCTCGGTCGCCCGCGACGCCGGCTTCGACCGCTTCGTCTGGGTGGCGGGCCTCGCCGAGCTCTACGCGCCGGGCTACTTCGCGGCGGGCGCGACCGGGTTCACCTCCGGCCTGGTCAACGTCGACCCGGAGATCTCGCTGAGCATGCTGCGCTCGCTCTCGTCCGGCGACTACCCGGCGGCCATGGCCGTCTGGGAGAAGATCCGGCGCTTCGAGGAATTGCGCGCGGCCAACGGGAACGCGAACAACGTCAGCGTGGTCAAGGACGCGCTCGCGCAGCTCGGCCTGTGCCGCCCCGACGTCCGCCCGCCGAGCCGCCTGCTCACCGGCGACGAGCGTGACCAGGTCTTCGGCCTGCTGACCTCATGGGGTCTTTCGACGTGA
- a CDS encoding fatty acid desaturase, translated as METLAPRKNHGTDYAELSRLIKDKGLLARRRGYYVTRIALNILAFSGGWVMFVYLGDSWWQLFVAAFFAMMFTQLSFIGHDAGHKQIFRTRRANDAVGLFHGGLVGMSYGWWVGTHNRHHANPNHEDDDPDVNLAAIAFTRAQSGRRRGFLRWMAKYQACLFFPLLLLEGLNLHLAGITAIWQRGVKKRKVESFLMFAHVAAYLSAVFIVLSPGTGFVFIAVHQGLWGLYMGCSFAPNHKGMPTLKAGHTLDFLRKQVLTSRNIRGGPVVDFALGGLNYQIEHHLFPNMARPNLRRAQAVVEEFCASKGIEYAQCGWLRSYGYVLAHLHSVGAPLRTPARTV; from the coding sequence ATGGAGACACTGGCGCCGCGGAAAAACCACGGAACCGACTATGCCGAGTTGTCACGGCTGATCAAGGACAAGGGCCTGCTCGCCAGACGGCGCGGGTACTACGTGACCAGGATCGCGCTCAACATCCTCGCCTTCTCCGGCGGCTGGGTCATGTTCGTATATCTGGGCGATTCCTGGTGGCAGCTCTTCGTCGCCGCCTTCTTCGCGATGATGTTCACCCAGCTGTCGTTCATCGGCCACGACGCCGGGCACAAGCAGATCTTCCGTACTCGCCGCGCCAACGACGCGGTGGGTTTGTTCCACGGCGGACTGGTCGGCATGAGCTATGGCTGGTGGGTCGGCACCCACAATCGCCACCATGCCAACCCGAACCACGAAGACGACGACCCGGACGTGAACCTGGCCGCGATCGCCTTCACCAGGGCACAGAGTGGCCGCCGGCGCGGATTCCTGCGCTGGATGGCCAAATACCAGGCGTGCCTGTTCTTTCCCTTGCTGCTGCTGGAAGGTCTCAACCTGCATCTCGCGGGAATCACCGCGATCTGGCAGCGCGGCGTCAAGAAGCGCAAGGTCGAGTCGTTCCTGATGTTCGCGCACGTCGCCGCCTATCTGTCGGCGGTCTTCATCGTGCTTTCACCCGGCACCGGCTTCGTCTTCATCGCGGTGCACCAAGGACTTTGGGGCCTGTACATGGGGTGCTCATTCGCGCCCAACCACAAGGGGATGCCAACGCTCAAGGCCGGGCACACCCTGGACTTCCTGCGCAAGCAGGTACTCACCTCACGCAACATCCGCGGCGGCCCGGTGGTCGACTTCGCGCTGGGTGGCCTGAACTACCAGATCGAACATCACCTCTTCCCGAACATGGCCAGGCCGAATCTGCGCCGCGCGCAGGCTGTCGTCGAAGAATTCTGCGCGAGCAAGGGAATCGAGTACGCCCAATGTGGCTGGCTCCGTTCATACGGCTACGTGCTGGCGCACCTGCACTCCGTCGGCGCTCCACTGAGGACACCCGCGAGGACGGTATGA
- a CDS encoding RGCVC family protein — translation MTTPEASAAPGTCPACAHEFRFHDVIAKRFCLATTAGGFHRGCVCPDLPSSPMDKENT, via the coding sequence ATGACCACCCCTGAAGCATCAGCGGCCCCGGGCACCTGCCCGGCCTGTGCCCACGAATTCCGGTTCCACGATGTGATCGCGAAGCGCTTTTGCCTGGCCACCACCGCAGGTGGCTTCCACCGCGGCTGTGTCTGCCCGGATCTACCCAGTTCCCCGATGGACAAGGAAAACACATGA
- a CDS encoding DUF6307 family protein: MTAAYQSRYDRRVSLVQELVSSNTKLKDKEARALAVKMIHALDTVPESVR; the protein is encoded by the coding sequence ATGACCGCCGCATACCAATCCCGCTATGACAGACGCGTATCGCTGGTCCAGGAGCTAGTCAGCTCGAACACGAAACTCAAGGACAAGGAAGCCCGCGCGCTGGCGGTCAAGATGATCCACGCGCTCGACACGGTTCCGGAGTCCGTCCGCTGA
- a CDS encoding alpha/beta fold hydrolase, which produces MIEHTRRAALLTGALSLAAAGTAQATPDRRVPTFVFAAGANGSGGIPNELVLRGYRCVGVDMPGQRTTDAQFRLSYQAPQDLAAFAAERSPLAGVTYADQIRATVEVVRRAARFGPVVLVGASIGGATISLIANEVPHLIDLLVYDTAFCCVDLATPDEYMATPEAATTEALALLGIAVGDPAVLGASRSNWRTADPKQLADLKSALMADGTDAEFFAFLNGVAPDELLTKGATDARGRLSTWGRVPRVYIRHLKDRLVPLPLQDRFIREADKATTRNRFRVFDLDTGHVSNAASQARYLDILDRLGQGLKGS; this is translated from the coding sequence ATGATCGAACACACTCGACGTGCCGCGCTGCTGACCGGGGCTCTTTCGCTGGCGGCCGCCGGCACCGCGCAGGCCACACCTGACCGTCGCGTGCCGACCTTCGTGTTCGCCGCGGGCGCCAACGGTTCGGGCGGTATCCCGAACGAACTCGTCCTGCGTGGGTATCGCTGTGTCGGCGTCGACATGCCGGGGCAGCGGACCACGGACGCCCAGTTCCGGCTCTCGTACCAGGCGCCGCAGGACCTCGCGGCGTTCGCGGCCGAGCGGTCGCCGCTGGCCGGGGTGACCTACGCCGACCAGATCCGCGCGACCGTCGAGGTCGTGCGGCGTGCCGCGCGGTTCGGGCCGGTCGTGCTGGTCGGCGCGAGTATCGGCGGCGCGACGATCAGCCTCATCGCGAACGAAGTGCCGCACCTGATCGACCTGCTCGTCTACGACACGGCGTTCTGCTGCGTCGACCTGGCGACCCCGGACGAGTACATGGCCACGCCGGAGGCCGCCACGACCGAGGCGCTGGCGCTCTTGGGCATCGCCGTCGGCGACCCGGCCGTGCTCGGCGCCTCGCGCTCGAACTGGCGGACCGCCGACCCGAAGCAGCTGGCCGACCTCAAGAGCGCGCTCATGGCCGACGGCACCGACGCGGAGTTCTTCGCGTTCCTCAACGGCGTGGCACCCGACGAGTTGCTGACCAAAGGCGCGACGGACGCGCGAGGCAGGCTCTCGACCTGGGGACGCGTGCCGCGCGTCTACATCCGGCACCTCAAGGACCGCCTGGTGCCGCTTCCCTTGCAGGACCGGTTCATCCGAGAGGCCGACAAAGCGACCACTCGCAACAGGTTCCGCGTCTTCGACCTCGACACCGGGCACGTCTCCAACGCGGCGAGCCAGGCGAGGTACCTCGACATCCTCGACCGGCTAGGCCAAGGACTGAAAGGGTCGTGA
- a CDS encoding 3-hydroxybutyryl-CoA dehydrogenase, whose product MADIQRVGVIGAGLMGSGIAEVHAKAGLDVTVTEVSQPALDAGRARIEKSLQRGVKNGKVSAEDADAALGRLHFTTELESFADRDLVIEAILEQEQAKVDVFRQLDKIVQRDDAVFASNTSSIPIMKLGMATGRPQQVVGIHFFNPVPVLPLVELVPSLLTGEDTIKRAEGHATGALGKTVIRSQDRAGFIVNSLLVPYLLSAIRMIESGFASAEDIDRGMELGTAHPMGPLRLSDLIGLDTVKAIADSMYAEFKEPLYSSPPLLLRMVDAGLLGKKTGRGFYQYA is encoded by the coding sequence GTGGCAGACATCCAACGGGTAGGCGTCATCGGCGCGGGCCTGATGGGCTCGGGTATCGCCGAGGTGCACGCCAAAGCCGGTCTGGATGTGACCGTCACCGAGGTGAGCCAGCCGGCGCTCGACGCCGGGCGTGCCCGGATCGAGAAGTCGCTCCAGCGTGGCGTCAAGAACGGCAAGGTGTCTGCGGAGGACGCCGATGCCGCGCTCGGCAGGCTGCACTTCACCACCGAGCTGGAGTCGTTCGCCGACCGTGACCTGGTGATCGAGGCGATCCTCGAGCAGGAGCAGGCCAAGGTCGACGTCTTCCGCCAGCTCGACAAGATCGTGCAGCGTGACGACGCGGTGTTCGCCTCGAACACCTCCTCCATCCCGATCATGAAGCTCGGCATGGCCACCGGCCGTCCGCAGCAGGTGGTCGGCATCCACTTCTTCAACCCCGTGCCGGTGCTGCCGCTGGTCGAGCTGGTGCCGTCGCTGCTCACCGGCGAGGACACCATCAAGCGGGCCGAGGGCCACGCGACCGGCGCGCTCGGCAAGACGGTGATCCGCTCGCAGGACCGGGCCGGGTTCATCGTGAACTCGCTGCTCGTGCCGTACCTGCTGTCGGCGATCCGGATGATCGAGTCCGGCTTCGCTTCGGCCGAGGACATCGACCGCGGCATGGAGCTCGGCACCGCGCACCCGATGGGCCCGCTGCGGCTGTCCGACCTGATCGGCCTCGACACCGTCAAGGCGATCGCGGACTCGATGTACGCGGAGTTCAAGGAGCCGCTGTACTCGTCGCCGCCGCTGCTGCTGCGCATGGTCGACGCCGGACTGCTCGGCAAGAAGACCGGCCGCGGGTTCTACCAGTACGCCTGA
- a CDS encoding DUF3073 domain-containing protein, whose amino-acid sequence MGRGRAKAKQTKVARELKYSSHETDFDALQRELSSSSSDDHREDKQDGEDDPYSDGYDDYRR is encoded by the coding sequence ATGGGGCGCGGCCGGGCTAAGGCTAAGCAGACGAAGGTGGCTAGGGAGCTCAAGTACAGCTCCCATGAGACCGACTTCGACGCTTTGCAGCGCGAGCTGTCCAGTAGTTCCTCGGATGACCACCGCGAGGACAAACAAGACGGCGAGGACGACCCGTACTCAGACGGGTACGACGACTACCGTCGTTGA
- a CDS encoding asparaginase encodes MTNPVLVEVVRSEIVESVHRGALVVTNPDGSVRLAVGDVDRPIYPRSSNKPFQALGMLRAGLDVDDEDLAFAAGSHNGEPKHVERALALLERAGLDQSALVCPSAYPVHETSKLAAIFARKGASKAAMNCSGKHAAMLLTCVQRGMPTDGYETVEHDLQKVIAATFPDVTGEPVAATGIDGCGLPLAAFSLTGLARAFGRLVTSPYLEERRVADAMRAHPWLVGGTGREDTVLMQAVDGLLAKGGAEGVHAFSLADGTALALKIDDGAQRARPPLLVAALRSLGALPPDNAAIERMGRGHGEVFGGGRPVGELRVPTQVLADL; translated from the coding sequence GTGACCAATCCCGTGCTGGTGGAGGTTGTGCGCTCGGAGATCGTGGAAAGCGTCCATCGCGGCGCGCTGGTCGTGACGAACCCCGACGGCTCGGTCCGCCTGGCCGTCGGCGACGTCGACCGGCCGATCTACCCGCGCTCGTCGAACAAGCCGTTCCAAGCGCTCGGCATGCTGCGCGCCGGTCTCGACGTCGACGACGAGGACCTGGCCTTCGCCGCGGGCTCGCACAACGGCGAGCCGAAACACGTCGAGCGCGCGCTGGCGCTGCTGGAGCGGGCGGGTCTCGACCAGTCCGCGCTGGTCTGCCCGTCGGCGTACCCGGTGCACGAGACGAGCAAGCTCGCCGCCATCTTCGCGCGCAAGGGTGCGAGCAAGGCGGCGATGAACTGCTCCGGCAAGCACGCCGCGATGCTGCTCACCTGCGTCCAGCGCGGCATGCCGACCGATGGCTACGAGACCGTCGAGCACGACCTGCAGAAGGTCATCGCGGCGACGTTCCCCGACGTCACCGGCGAGCCCGTCGCGGCGACCGGCATCGACGGCTGTGGCCTCCCGCTGGCGGCCTTCTCGCTGACCGGCCTGGCGCGCGCCTTCGGCCGCCTGGTCACCTCGCCCTACCTGGAAGAGCGCCGCGTCGCCGACGCGATGCGCGCGCACCCCTGGCTGGTCGGCGGCACCGGCCGCGAGGACACCGTGCTCATGCAGGCCGTCGACGGCCTGCTGGCCAAGGGCGGCGCCGAGGGCGTCCACGCCTTCTCGCTGGCCGACGGCACCGCGCTCGCGTTGAAGATCGACGACGGCGCCCAGCGCGCTCGCCCGCCGCTGCTGGTCGCCGCCCTGCGCTCGCTCGGCGCGCTGCCTCCGGACAACGCGGCGATCGAACGCATGGGCCGCGGCCACGGCGAAGTCTTCGGCGGCGGCCGCCCGGTCGGCGAACTCCGCGTACCCACCCAGGTCCTGGCCGACCTGTAG
- a CDS encoding aerial mycelium formation protein, with translation MIEVRPGGRRRIDRVLAEGYVRNLAELPLAELRGRRDEAAQEETDLSYLRRLLHARIDIVRAEQQRRSSGGETSIVDQLASILADNAVSSSPRQGRHQQLEPSRAGEHRRHAEALVGDVDLSDVSSLSEERLEGALKTYTEAESQVSLRRREVQSVMDTINGEIAARYRSGTASVDELISRERGRSDEGAQ, from the coding sequence GTGATCGAAGTCCGGCCCGGTGGGCGCCGACGGATCGACCGCGTACTGGCCGAGGGCTACGTGCGCAACCTCGCCGAGTTGCCTCTGGCCGAATTGCGCGGGCGCAGAGACGAAGCGGCACAAGAGGAAACCGACCTCTCGTACCTGCGCAGACTTCTGCACGCCCGGATCGACATCGTGCGTGCCGAACAGCAGCGCCGCAGTTCCGGCGGGGAAACCAGCATCGTCGACCAGCTGGCTTCGATACTCGCTGACAACGCGGTCTCCTCGTCGCCGCGTCAGGGCCGCCATCAGCAGCTGGAGCCGTCGCGGGCGGGCGAGCACCGTCGGCACGCCGAAGCGCTCGTCGGCGACGTCGACCTCTCCGACGTCAGCTCGCTGAGCGAGGAGCGTCTCGAAGGCGCGCTGAAGACCTACACCGAGGCCGAGTCGCAGGTGTCGCTGCGCAGGCGCGAGGTGCAATCGGTGATGGACACGATCAACGGCGAGATCGCCGCGCGGTACCGCAGCGGCACGGCCTCGGTGGACGAACTGATCAGCCGCGAGCGCGGCAGGAGCGACGAAGGAGCGCAGTGA